The DNA window TTCCTGCGACATCTTTTCGATGGGCCGCTCCGGATCCCGGTACAGCCACTGCTTGATCGCACCGCTCTTGGCATCGAGCAGAACGCCCAGACGGCGGAATGCCCAGCAATCATAAGCAACGCTGACAAAGAAGCTGGCGGGCAATCGATTGGCCGCGACAATCTTGCAGCCAATCAGACTCGCCTTGCCGCCAAAGCCCATGGCGCCGACAGAGATTTTGTTGGCTTCCTCCATGATCTCGGCCTCCAGCTTGGCCAGCACCGGATCTGGGTTCGTATCGTCGAGAGTGCGGAACAGTTGTTCCTTGGCCAGCCAATAGCCATGCGCCCGATCGCTGCCGATGCAGACTCCGAGCGCGCCGGGTGCACAACCCTGTCCTTGGGCTTGCCACACCGCATGCAGAATGCACTTGCGAACCCCTTCCAGGTCGCGTCCGGCCTTGCCGATGTTTTCGAGTGTCGCGGGCAGGGAATACTGAATGTTCTTGTTCTCGCAACCGCCGCCCTTCAACAGCAGCTTCACTTCGATGTCGTCCTTCTCCCACTGCTCAAAATGGAAAACCGGCGTCTCATGCCCAAGATTGTCGCCGGAGTTCTGGCCCGTAATGCTGTCGACCGAATTGGGCCGCAGTTTGCCGCGCTTGGTGGCTTCGGCAACGGCAAGCTTCACTGCCTTCTTGAGCTCGATCTGGTTGACCCCCACCGGCGTGTGGATCAAAAAGGTGGGCATGCCGGTATCCTGGCAGATCGGCCCCTGGTCCTCGACGGCCATATCGATGTTGGTCGCGATGATACTTAGGGCCTGGGAGCTCTGTGTATTCGGCGTCTCGGAGGCCATGCTTGTTCCCATGGCGGCGCGCACATCCGGCGGCAAATTGACAGAGGTCTGGGTGATCAGTTCCAGCAGCGAGGCGGCGAGAAATTCCATATTCTTCCAGCGTATTCCAAGATCTCTGTGGCGGAGTTCCCCCGCTCAGATTTCCCGCCTGTTCTAATGGAGAAAACGGACGGAGGCGCTCATCCCTGGCTTGATCCCCGCACCGGGGGAGAGGAACGCAACAATAGCGGTCCCCTGCCGGAGCTCGCGAATGGTTCCCTGGAGCGGAGTCTCTCCCGCTTCGGCGATTTGGACTAGCGCTTGTCCTTCCGGGCCAAGCTTCTTTGCCACGTCTTCGGGAATCTCCACCACCACTTCCATGGAGGTCAGATCGGTCGCGATCTCAAACAGGTCGTTCATATCGCGCGTAACTTCTTCTCCGGCATTTCTACGATGCTGGATCAGCAGGCCAGAAACAGGCGCCTTCACTTCGCCCGACAACATCTCTGCATCCGCATCTTCAATATCAGCGGTTTTCTCCTGCACCGCCGTTCTTGCCGTTTCCACGTTTGCCTGCAGGTTCGTCACGCGTGCGTCGGCGCTCTTGGCTGCCGCGTCCAGATCTTTGCTTTCACCGGCAAGGCGAAAGAATGCCGCCTCCGCTTTCTCGTAGGCCAATCTGGCGGCGGCCCCTTCTCGATAAAGCTTCTGGGTTTTCTCGAAAAGCCGCTGCGCGGTGTCGTACTCGGACCGAACTCTGG is part of the Bryobacter aggregatus MPL3 genome and encodes:
- a CDS encoding HlyD family secretion protein, whose amino-acid sequence is MQSRLGKILSSRWALYGPVALIACLIAIAAWWGYQEYRKREKVAAEASKPALLPDPLHKSYPGKLRAQKTVLVAAPVEGVLEAVDVVDGQEVFEGQVLARIQNSAVETEKQRSVEDLDRAKTKLSELESQVLAARLEASRASADLARVRSEYDTAQRLFEKTQKLYREGAAARLAYEKAEAAFFRLAGESKDLDAAAKSADARVTNLQANVETARTAVQEKTADIEDADAEMLSGEVKAPVSGLLIQHRRNAGEEVTRDMNDLFEIATDLTSMEVVVEIPEDVAKKLGPEGQALVQIAEAGETPLQGTIRELRQGTAIVAFLSPGAGIKPGMSASVRFLH
- a CDS encoding FumA C-terminus/TtdB family hydratase beta subunit; this encodes MEFLAASLLELITQTSVNLPPDVRAAMGTSMASETPNTQSSQALSIIATNIDMAVEDQGPICQDTGMPTFLIHTPVGVNQIELKKAVKLAVAEATKRGKLRPNSVDSITGQNSGDNLGHETPVFHFEQWEKDDIEVKLLLKGGGCENKNIQYSLPATLENIGKAGRDLEGVRKCILHAVWQAQGQGCAPGALGVCIGSDRAHGYWLAKEQLFRTLDDTNPDPVLAKLEAEIMEEANKISVGAMGFGGKASLIGCKIVAANRLPASFFVSVAYDCWAFRRLGVLLDAKSGAIKQWLYRDPERPIEKMSQESGFPLSGREVVLTAPITEAQVRELKVGDVVLIRGRVYTGRDAVHAHLMKTPPPMDLNGQIIYHCGPVMLKTGETWQVKAAGPTTSSREEPYQATIIEKYGVRAVIGKGGMGAKTSAALQQFGAVYLNGIGGAAQFYARTVQQVAGVDLMEFGIPEAMWHLDVHDFAAIVTMDSHGNSLHREVEEATGQELAALATV